The genomic region AGCTTTCTATATGATTCCAACTTATGGAGTTTAAACTCGAAGTCTTTGAGTTGAGTAATCATTTTATTATAATCTTCCAATGCTCCCCGCCCATCAAGATATTGAAGTTTCTCTTCCATCTGAGCGCCAAGACGCTCAATAGAAGATTCAATACTTATAAGTTCTTTATATAAGTTAGTACGGTCGGATTGTAACCTTTTACGCCTGTTCTCAATCAAGCTTACATTAAACTCCTCTACTTCTGATAAGCTTTTTTTAATTAAATCGCTAAAATGCACCTTAGCTTCTTCATACATGCTGATAATTGCTTGACTAGGGATATCAGGCTGCCAATCTAGGCTTTTTTCAATTTGTGCCATTGCATTCCTTAAGGCAGTGGCTTTTAGTTCTAATCTCCTTTTATCAAACTTCAGTTTATCAGCTTCTTTTAAAACTTGGTAATAATCGTTAGCTATTTTATAATGCTCTATGTTGGCCCTTAAATGATCAATTTTATCCTTAAGTTCTACTGACTGGATTGCACCTGATTCGATGTCTTTATCAAAGAAAGACTTAATTATTGGGTCTTTAGGTACTTTCCTTTTTAATTGTTCAGTATTTTCAAGTTCTTGCTTAAGTTTATATTTTTTGTCAATTAAATGAGGGTCTAAACCTAGCAAGAAACCGTTGTTAAGTTGCTGTGCATAAGGAGTTTCAAGAGGTATGTATGTATCGTAACTATTGTAACTTCCCTTATATGGACGGATAAACCTAGAAATTAGACTTCTAAACGATAAAAATTTGACCTTTTCTGATACTAGGAATGTTTTGCTCATTAACAAGCTAGTATATTCTGCAACGCTCATTGCATTATCATTAAGGAGTATCGTCTTAGGGTCTGCACATGCACGCCTAGCGACAAATCTTTCATCATCTATCATGAACTCCA from Tellurirhabdus rosea harbors:
- a CDS encoding DUF2326 domain-containing protein, yielding MKLIKLSANKEGFKTVNFNPKGISLIVGQRFNENSQDKQSTYNSVGKSLIITLIHFCLGSKSIQDFEDKLNDWEFSLEFMIDDERFVARRACADPKTILLNDNAMSVAEYTSLLMSKTFLVSEKVKFLSFRSLISRFIRPYKGSYNSYDTYIPLETPYAQQLNNGFLLGLDPHLIDKKYKLKQELENTEQLKRKVPKDPIIKSFFDKDIESGAIQSVELKDKIDHLRANIEHYKIANDYYQVLKEADKLKFDKRRLELKATALRNAMAQIEKSLDWQPDIPSQAIISMYEEAKVHFSDLIKKSLSEVEEFNVSLIENRRKRLQSDRTNLYKELISIESSIERLGAQMEEKLQYLDGRGALEDYNKMITQLKDFEFKLHKLESYRKLLEEYKIKIEEIKQELSRQNIEALKFLHTHEEEMKLNLIIFRNVVHELYGEFKKSGIEISVDDGQSQNRFVIKAKIDDDSGDGVGSVKIFSFDWTLLRAKHNHKVKFLFHDSRLLSEIDSRQVSTLFELVHKATNDNDLQYIISSNQYILDSLKNEMDPIIFNKVIDESIVLRLTDESDNSRLLGMKIDLNYENAKQMAVPQEQE